From the Achromobacter xylosoxidans A8 genome, the window GCCCTTGTGTATGTTGTAGCTGACGACGCGGATGAGCGACATGGAAAATGGCGCCTTTCAAAACTGGGGAACCGCCGGCCACCGCAAAAAAGAAGCCCGGCCAGCACCGCCAAAATCAGGCGGCGTTTGCCAGATTACTCCAATTCAGAAGACCGTTCCCACCGCCGCGGCGCACACCCCGCCCTCAAGCAGCAACAGGTCCCAGCGCCCAGTCGAGCACCCCACGCCGCAAGCAAACAACGCCCCCCAAGCCGGGCCGCACGGATCCGGGCTCCGCCGGTCCGTAGCGGCGCCCCCCTGGGGGGGAAGCGCCTACGGCGCTTCGGGGGGGGTCACTTCGGCTCTACGTTGCGCAAGCGGATGTGCAGTTCGCGCAACTGCTTCTCGTCGACTTCCGAGGGCGCCTGAGTCAGCAGATCCTGGGCACGCTGGGTCTTCGGGAAGGCGATCACGTCGCGGATCGATTCGGCGCCGGTCATCATCGTGACGATGCGGTCCAGGCCGAAGGCGATGCCGCCATGGGGAGGCGCGCCATACTGCAGCGCATCCAGCAGGTAGCCGAACTTCTCGCGTGCTTCCTCGGCGCCGATCTTGAGCGCGCGGAACACCTTGCTCTGCACTTCTTCGCGGTGGATACGGACCGAGCCGCCGCCGATTTCCCAACCGTTCAGCACCATGTCGTAAGCCTTGGCGAACGCCTTGCTGGGATCGGTTTCCAGGAAGTCTTCGTGGCCATCCTTCGGGCTGGTGAAGGGGTGGTGGGCGGCGGTGTAGCGGCCGTCTTCCTCGTCGTACTCGAACATCGGGAAGTCGACCACCCACAGCGGCTGCCAACCGGCTTCGAACAAGCCCGTCTTTTTGCCGAATTCGCTGTGACCGATCTTCACGCGCAGCGCGCCGATGGCGTCGTTGACGACCTTCTCGCGATCCGCGCCGAAGAAAATGATGTCGCCATCTTGCGCGCCGGTGCGCTTGACCAGTTCGGCCAGGGCAGCGTCATGCAGGTTCTTGACGATGGGCGATTGCAGGCCTTCACGGCCCTTGGCCACTTCGTTGACCTTGATGTAGGCCAGGCCCTTGGCGCCATAGATGCCGACGAACTGGGTGTAGCCGTCGATCTCGCTGCGCGACATTTCGGCGCCGCCGGGCACGCGCAAGGCGACCACGCGGCTGCCGGGCGCCGTGGCGGCGGCGGCGAACACCTTGAAGTCCACATCGCGCATGACGTCGGTCATGTCAGTGAATTCGAGCTTCACGCGCAGGTCCGGCTTGTCCGAACCGTAGCGACGCATGGCTTCGGTCCACGGCATGATCGGGAACGGCG encodes:
- the aspS gene encoding aspartate--tRNA ligase, which translates into the protein MRTCYTGQVCRDHLGQTVTLYGWVNRRRDHGGVIFIDLRDRAGLAQIVFDPDNAAFATAERLRNEFCVRVTGLVRERPAGTANAELASGEIEVLCKEVEILNASVTPPFQLDDDNLSETTRLTHRVLDLRRPQMQRNLMLRYRVSIETRKFLDQLGFIDIETPMLAKSTPEGARDYLVPSRVNAGHFFALPQSPQLFKQMLMVSGFDRYYQITKCFRDEDLRADRQPEFTQIDCETSFLNEFEIREIFENLIRHVFKVVQGVDLASPFPIMPWTEAMRRYGSDKPDLRVKLEFTDMTDVMRDVDFKVFAAAATAPGSRVVALRVPGGAEMSRSEIDGYTQFVGIYGAKGLAYIKVNEVAKGREGLQSPIVKNLHDAALAELVKRTGAQDGDIIFFGADREKVVNDAIGALRVKIGHSEFGKKTGLFEAGWQPLWVVDFPMFEYDEEDGRYTAAHHPFTSPKDGHEDFLETDPSKAFAKAYDMVLNGWEIGGGSVRIHREEVQSKVFRALKIGAEEAREKFGYLLDALQYGAPPHGGIAFGLDRIVTMMTGAESIRDVIAFPKTQRAQDLLTQAPSEVDEKQLRELHIRLRNVEPK